A window of Bdellovibrionota bacterium genomic DNA:
GACACACACTTTAAAAAAATTCAAAAGAACTCACGCTTTCAAGTGAAGCCGAATAGCTCTCCTGCGGCCAATCGCCCAGAGGGAATGAAAATTCAAAAGAAAAAGAAGAAGCAAGGTTTTCCTCTTGTTTCAGTTCTTTCTACTTTGTGCATTTTGGGAGGAGCTACCTACGGATATATCAATCCTGATCAAGTTGATCAGTACTTAAGTAAAATTGAAATTGGATTTTTAGGTCAATCGTTTGCAGAAAGTGCACCAGCACCAAATGCATCTAAAGGGCAAAAAGCTCCTGCTGAATCCGGAAAAGTGGAAAAATCTGCCGACGGCAAAAGTCTTGAGACAAAAACAAAAACAACGACAGCTACAGGTCTCACTTCCGAAGAAATCGCTCTTTTCAATAGTTTAGATGAAAGAAAAAAACAACTAGACGTGAAAGAGGCGGAACTCAAAAAGTTGGAAGAAGAATTGCATAATCAAAAGGTAGAGCTCGAAAAGCGTTTAGCAAGTTTGGAGCAACTGAGAACACAAATTGGAAATCAGTTGCAAGAAAGAGTGAACACAGATGCCGAGCAAGTAGATAAGTTAGTGGCTTTCTACTCTTCGATGAAACCGCAAACGGCGGCCAAGGTCATCGAAAAATTAAATGAGGACTTGGCAGTTGAAGTTCTCAAGAAGATGAAAAAGAAAGAAGCTGCTGAGATCATGAATATGATCGAACCAGATAAGGCTCAGAGATTGAGCGAGAAGTTTGCAGGCTATAAGAAATAGTTAGGATAAAAATAGTTAATAGACGGGATTGGGGAACGAACTAAGATGGTATCAGGAATTGGGTTAGGAAAATTTAATCCGCTCGATATGAAAGAGACTGCAAAGTCTTCCAAGCCTTCTTCTTTTGATTCTTCATCATCTCAAGAGGTTACACCTCGCTCAAACAACTCTTCGGCGTCACAAAATAAATCTTTAGAGAAATCCAGAGAAAAATCTGACAAAAAAGATTTCAATAGTAAAGTAGAAAGTTATTCAAAAGAGCCGCAGAATTCTTCAAAAGTAGACAAGTCTGGTAAGTTCACTGATAAAAAAATCAAAGAAGCTCAATCCGAAATACAACAGAGTTCAGAGAAAAATTCACAGGAAAATTTACAGAATGGTTCTGAAATCCCGCAGATGGCAATGCTCCAAGGTGTTCAACCATTATTTATAAATCAACAAGCTACAGCAGAAGTGAAGTCTTCGGACTCAGTTGGATTGAACTTAGAGAATGTGTCTGGCAAAGTATCAGAGCAGACACAGCCGGTTCTTCAATTCTTAAAAGCAATGCAAGAGAACTTTGGAATTAGCCCTCATCAAGTGATGAAGGCTTTGGGTGAAATGCCAACAGAAACAATGTTGCAATCACCGCAAGCGGCAATGACTCCACTTTTTGAAAAATTAGGAATTCAACCAAAGCAATTCACTAAGGCTCAAATCTTGTACACAGAGATGTTAACGGCAATGGAAAAAAATCCGCCAGAAGCATTTAGTGGTAAACTTGCAGTTGGAGCTGGTACTGCTGGCGTAGGTGCAGCTGCTGCTATGAAGTCCTCTGAGCTTCCAGTTCAGATGATGGACAAGCCCGTCGCAGGTCCAAAATCAACATTGGATCAGTTGATTGAACAAAAAATTTCAAGACGTGCTCTAGAGCCCTCAAATATGAAAGGTGCTCTTCCACAAGTTCAGCAGCCGCAAGTCAACATGGCTCAAGTATTTAAGATGGACCCAAGCCAAATAAATCCCTTGGCTACGCCAGTAGATATGGATTCGGTGGCACTTAACAAATTACAAGAACTAGATCCAAACTTAAGAATCGAAGACATCAAAATCAATCCCAACAGAGTGACTGAACAATTCTCATCAAGTGCCCCAATCTTAGGTGCAGGCGCAGCGGTTACGGCTTTAGCGGCAGCGACTAAAGATCAACAAAAAGATATGTCTGAAGAACAAATGAAAGATCAATTTGCGGAGCAGATTGGTCAAATGCCAACAGACAAAAAATTAGATGGTCAATTTGCCATGGACAAACTTGGAGCTCCAGTAGCGGCCGGGACATTGGCAGGCCAACCGAATCAACTTTCAAATGAAAACGTAGAAAAATTAATTTCCGGATCGCAAACTCTAATTAAAAAGGGTGGCGGAGAAATGAAAATTCAACTCAATCCAGAGGGATTGGGTACAATCCACGTGAACATTCAAGTGAAAGACGGCCAAGTGGGTGTGCAGATGATGGCTGATAATCATGAAGCGAAAAAACTTCTTGAGACAAGCATGAGTGATTTAAAAGTAGGATTAGCAGATCACAAATTAAACTTGAACCAAATGAAAGTGGATGTCTCTGAACAGGCTTCTCAAAATATGAATCAAAATCATGATTTTAAGAGAGAAGAAGCGAGAGATTTCTTAGGACAATTTAGACAGTTCAATGAAGGATTTAGACAAGGTGCAAGTGATACATCGGGAGCGAGAGCTTATAAAAAAGCAGCACAACCAACTCCAGATATTAACCCGGTGGAATCAAGAAGATCAGAATCAAACAAGTCTGGTGGATTGTACTTAGTAGCGTAAAAGGAAATAGCGAATGAACGTAAAGTTGAATACAAAATTAATTAACGATAAGCCCAACGAAAAGCTTGAAGGCACTTACAACAAGGCTTCAAATCTGGATGCAAAAAAATCAGAAGAGTTTTTCCAAGGTAAGGACATGGGTCAGGTTCTCAATGAGATCTCTGATCCAAACTGGGTTGATCCAAAGAAAATGAGAAGAGCTGAAAGCAAGATGGATAAAGATGCTTTCATGAAATTGATGCTCACTCAGCTGAAGTATCAAGATCCAATGAACCCTCTCGAGTCACATGAGATGGCTGCTCAGTTGGCTCAGTTCTCGCAACTAGAACAATTATCAAATATTGATGAAAGCGTTAAGAGTTTAAAAACTGCCCAAGACCCAATGGCCAACTATCAAGCATTGAATTTCATTGGCAAGTCTGTGACTACGAATACTGAAAAAATCATTCGTAACAAAGGCGACAGTGCACATGACTTAAGATTCTCTCTTCCACAAGGTGCTCGTGAAGTGAATGTAAAGATCATGGATGAGGTGGGAGAAGTTGTAAAAACAGTTAAAGCTACAAATTTAAAACCAGGTGAAAACACACTCACTTGGAATGGAACTAAGAATGATGGTTACCCAGCATTCTCTGGAAATTACACCATCGCGGTAGAAGGAGTCTCTGAACAAGGCGCTAAGATCGTTGGCAGAACAACTGCCTCTGGTGTTGTGACAGGATTGAATTATTCTCCTGAAGGACCAATCTTAATGATCGGTGATCAAAAAGTAAGATTGAGTGACGTAAAAAATATTGAAGACTTAAATGAAAAGATGGCTCAACAAATTAGAGAGCAAGGACAACAGGCTCCGCAAGTTCCAGGACAAGCGGTAGCACCGGTTCCAGCCCAGGGGCAGAATGGGGCAAATGCTTCCCCAAAACAAAGTCCAACTAATGTCTCTAAAGGTGCAAAGAAAGAAGAAGTTGCTGGAGCTCCTGATCGTCCCGCTGGTAATATAAATAAAGTACCAATGAGCGGCGAGCTTCAACAAATGTTAGCAAAAGAAGCGAGCTTAAAAAGTTAGAATATAGAGGAATAGTTGTCGCTCGATAGAGCGACGCTGAGGCAAGTGGAATGTTAAAAAATATGGGATCGATACAACCTAATTCTCAAGTGACTCCGTCGACTGGTGGAATCAACAAGGGAATCTCGTCTAAAGATGGCGAGTTATTTAAAGGGTTATTAGAGAAAGAAGTCTCTAAAGACCTAAAGGATTTAGGCCAAACGAAACCAGCATTAGCACAAACGGAAGGTTTAAAATTTTCTACGC
This region includes:
- a CDS encoding flagellar hook-length control protein FliK — its product is MVSGIGLGKFNPLDMKETAKSSKPSSFDSSSSQEVTPRSNNSSASQNKSLEKSREKSDKKDFNSKVESYSKEPQNSSKVDKSGKFTDKKIKEAQSEIQQSSEKNSQENLQNGSEIPQMAMLQGVQPLFINQQATAEVKSSDSVGLNLENVSGKVSEQTQPVLQFLKAMQENFGISPHQVMKALGEMPTETMLQSPQAAMTPLFEKLGIQPKQFTKAQILYTEMLTAMEKNPPEAFSGKLAVGAGTAGVGAAAAMKSSELPVQMMDKPVAGPKSTLDQLIEQKISRRALEPSNMKGALPQVQQPQVNMAQVFKMDPSQINPLATPVDMDSVALNKLQELDPNLRIEDIKINPNRVTEQFSSSAPILGAGAAVTALAAATKDQQKDMSEEQMKDQFAEQIGQMPTDKKLDGQFAMDKLGAPVAAGTLAGQPNQLSNENVEKLISGSQTLIKKGGGEMKIQLNPEGLGTIHVNIQVKDGQVGVQMMADNHEAKKLLETSMSDLKVGLADHKLNLNQMKVDVSEQASQNMNQNHDFKREEARDFLGQFRQFNEGFRQGASDTSGARAYKKAAQPTPDINPVESRRSESNKSGGLYLVA
- a CDS encoding flagellar hook assembly protein FlgD; its protein translation is MNVKLNTKLINDKPNEKLEGTYNKASNLDAKKSEEFFQGKDMGQVLNEISDPNWVDPKKMRRAESKMDKDAFMKLMLTQLKYQDPMNPLESHEMAAQLAQFSQLEQLSNIDESVKSLKTAQDPMANYQALNFIGKSVTTNTEKIIRNKGDSAHDLRFSLPQGAREVNVKIMDEVGEVVKTVKATNLKPGENTLTWNGTKNDGYPAFSGNYTIAVEGVSEQGAKIVGRTTASGVVTGLNYSPEGPILMIGDQKVRLSDVKNIEDLNEKMAQQIREQGQQAPQVPGQAVAPVPAQGQNGANASPKQSPTNVSKGAKKEEVAGAPDRPAGNINKVPMSGELQQMLAKEASLKS